The proteins below come from a single Roseiflexus sp. RS-1 genomic window:
- a CDS encoding beta-alanine-activating enzyme beta-propeller domain-containing protein, whose product MALIKKPGTTKGIGANASQSDAGADPQGTAAPGAGARVVAPVMQPGVILQGRYVIEGTLGIGGMSVVYRGRDLRFKDVVRPCAIKEMYQSAPDSNTRLLNLKNFEREAGLLATLQHPAIPKVFDFFEENGRVYLILELIHGKDLETVLSDAGGPLPEERVARWAVQLCEVLAYLHGQKPEPIVFRDMKPSNVMITPEDRIVLIDFGIARSLVRTRGTVIGTEGYSPPEQYKGIAEPQSDLYALGATLHHLLTASDPRTETPFTFHERPLRQLNPQVSPELAAVIEKALSYDMKTRWASAEEMRLALLQTPTLRTHSGGAATAGKVALPRVSSAPTTELVWRFVCEDEVRSSPCVSNGMVFVGCYDTNLYAVDAGRGEFRWKYATEGGISSSPAVWNDIVVVGSEDGAVYACDIRRGALRWTFRTGKPVRSSPRVLDRVIFIGSDDQHFYAIDGLRGAQIWKYRTWMPIRSSGCIVGESVYFGGGDGFVYALSIKNGGVRWKQRTQQPVISSPAFAENMVIVGSMDNTLYALDSEGGWPVWKFRTNHYVNSSPYVFGTRVFVGGVDGNLYAVELKNGKLAWKYDTGSQITSSPRVEQGRVYFGAADGCVYCLDAAHGTLIWRYETQGPVVSSPAISEGVVYIGSLDHALYALRA is encoded by the coding sequence ATGGCGTTGATCAAGAAGCCCGGCACCACGAAAGGTATCGGCGCCAATGCGTCACAGAGTGATGCCGGAGCTGACCCGCAAGGAACGGCAGCCCCCGGCGCTGGCGCGCGCGTCGTTGCGCCGGTGATGCAGCCCGGTGTGATCCTGCAAGGGCGCTATGTCATCGAAGGCACGCTGGGTATCGGCGGGATGAGCGTTGTGTATCGCGGGCGCGACCTGCGCTTCAAGGATGTCGTGCGTCCGTGCGCGATCAAGGAGATGTATCAAAGCGCGCCGGATTCGAATACGCGCCTGTTGAATCTCAAGAACTTCGAGCGCGAAGCCGGGTTGCTGGCAACGTTGCAACATCCCGCCATTCCAAAAGTCTTCGATTTCTTCGAGGAGAATGGGCGGGTCTATCTGATCCTGGAGTTGATCCACGGAAAAGACCTGGAAACCGTCCTCAGCGATGCGGGAGGTCCGCTGCCCGAAGAGCGCGTGGCGCGCTGGGCGGTTCAGTTGTGCGAGGTGCTCGCCTACCTGCACGGTCAGAAGCCGGAACCGATCGTCTTCCGTGACATGAAACCTTCCAACGTCATGATCACCCCTGAGGATCGGATCGTGCTGATCGATTTCGGCATCGCGCGCAGCCTGGTGCGCACCCGCGGCACCGTGATCGGCACCGAAGGATATTCGCCGCCGGAACAGTACAAGGGCATCGCTGAACCGCAGAGCGACCTCTACGCTCTTGGCGCGACGCTCCATCACCTGTTGACCGCAAGCGATCCGCGCACAGAGACGCCGTTTACCTTCCACGAGCGTCCGCTGCGCCAGTTGAACCCGCAGGTTTCGCCCGAACTTGCTGCAGTGATCGAGAAGGCGTTGTCCTACGATATGAAAACCCGCTGGGCATCGGCGGAGGAGATGCGCCTGGCGCTCTTGCAGACGCCGACGCTGCGCACACATTCCGGCGGGGCGGCGACGGCGGGAAAAGTTGCGTTGCCGCGCGTCAGCAGCGCCCCGACCACCGAACTGGTCTGGCGCTTTGTGTGCGAAGACGAAGTGCGTTCATCACCATGCGTCAGCAACGGCATGGTCTTCGTCGGATGCTACGACACGAACCTGTATGCGGTCGATGCGGGGCGCGGCGAGTTCCGCTGGAAGTACGCCACCGAAGGCGGCATTTCATCGTCGCCTGCGGTATGGAACGATATTGTTGTTGTCGGATCGGAAGATGGCGCCGTGTACGCCTGCGATATTCGCCGCGGCGCGCTGCGCTGGACGTTCCGCACCGGCAAACCGGTGCGCTCGTCGCCACGCGTGCTTGATCGGGTGATCTTCATCGGTTCGGATGATCAGCACTTCTATGCCATCGACGGCTTGCGCGGCGCACAGATCTGGAAGTATCGCACCTGGATGCCGATCCGTTCCTCAGGGTGCATTGTGGGCGAGTCGGTCTACTTCGGCGGCGGTGATGGGTTCGTCTATGCGCTGAGTATCAAAAATGGCGGGGTGCGCTGGAAGCAGCGTACTCAGCAACCGGTCATTTCATCGCCCGCCTTCGCCGAGAATATGGTCATCGTCGGTTCGATGGACAACACCCTCTACGCGCTCGATAGCGAGGGCGGCTGGCCCGTGTGGAAGTTCCGCACAAATCATTATGTCAATTCATCACCGTATGTCTTTGGCACACGGGTGTTCGTCGGCGGGGTCGATGGCAACCTGTACGCAGTCGAACTGAAGAACGGCAAGCTTGCCTGGAAGTATGACACCGGCAGTCAGATCACATCATCGCCGCGCGTCGAGCAGGGGCGGGTCTACTTTGGCGCTGCCGATGGGTGCGTCTACTGCCTCGACGCCGCGCATGGCACGTTGATCTGGCGCTATGAGACGCAGGGACCGGTTGTGTCGTCACCAGCGATCAGCGAAGGCGTGGTCTATATCGGATCGCTCGATCACGCACTGTATGCGCTGCGTGCGTAA
- a CDS encoding SH3 domain-containing protein, protein MESGDPFDPRAPRSPRREQRDTERLDAGNHAEPVNPAWRRTRSAGRQPRGGASFPQELLLWLQYDGWKFVLAAIAIVLAGVVLFVLSQSNAPRPLPAAAPEPQPPIMLTPLPEQPTVTPEPLTSTLSLTPTTPLNVRLRVQGTGALGLFLRPEPNVNTTPIKTLPEGTIVTVVGEDSVQPDRVWKRVRDPEGAEGWAAADYLAPVTP, encoded by the coding sequence ATGGAAAGCGGCGACCCCTTCGATCCGCGTGCGCCCCGATCACCGCGCCGTGAGCAGCGGGATACCGAACGGCTGGACGCTGGCAATCACGCCGAGCCGGTGAATCCGGCATGGCGTCGGACCAGGAGCGCCGGGCGTCAACCGCGTGGCGGTGCATCGTTTCCCCAGGAACTGTTGCTCTGGCTTCAGTACGATGGTTGGAAGTTCGTGCTGGCTGCCATCGCAATTGTGCTGGCCGGGGTTGTGCTCTTCGTTCTCAGTCAATCGAATGCACCGAGGCCGTTGCCCGCTGCGGCGCCCGAACCGCAGCCGCCGATTATGCTGACGCCGCTGCCGGAACAACCGACGGTCACGCCTGAGCCGCTGACCTCGACTCTCTCGCTGACACCGACCACGCCGCTGAATGTTCGGTTGCGCGTGCAGGGAACGGGCGCACTTGGTCTCTTTTTGCGCCCTGAGCCAAATGTCAACACGACACCTATCAAAACCCTGCCCGAAGGCACGATTGTTACCGTTGTCGGGGAGGACTCGGTGCAGCCGGATCGGGTGTGGAAGCGGGTGCGCGATCCGGAGGGCGCCGAGGGATGGGCGGCGGCGGATTACCTGGCGCCGGTGACGCCGTAG
- a CDS encoding radical SAM protein, giving the protein MLSASGCFPFVEVEATHSTQHETPEERPTPVTTQEAMSPLIFIEPDARQKLAILSAEATVEATSIPAVASVQEGIRQPEGFIYTATKEGGGTTRLFKVLQTNACRYSCRYCFTSCAVRRSRTTFKPDELATTFMTLHRTRQVDGLFLSSGIVPDANATMEKMLATVERLRLKEGYTGYIHLKLIPGAAFDYIERAIELADRVSLNLEAPNAERLALLAPEKEFASSMWGRMAWAAALIRRARAAGRPAARSLTTQFVVGPAGESDRELLGTAARAHRELDLRRAFFSAFHPIERTPFADLPAGDPLRELRLYQADFMIRDYGFTIDELPFDDNDMLPRDKTPKQAWAERFLCEPVDVNTAPRRLLLRVPGIGPRSADRIIAVRRETRLREPGQLAKLGVVVGWAAPYLLLDGRRLLEQRRLW; this is encoded by the coding sequence ATGCTCTCCGCATCAGGCTGTTTCCCCTTTGTGGAAGTGGAGGCGACACACTCGACACAGCACGAAACGCCGGAAGAACGACCGACGCCGGTAACAACGCAGGAAGCGATGAGTCCACTCATCTTCATCGAACCGGACGCACGCCAGAAGCTGGCGATCCTCAGCGCCGAAGCAACCGTCGAGGCAACGTCGATCCCGGCTGTTGCAAGTGTGCAAGAGGGGATTCGTCAGCCAGAGGGCTTCATCTATACCGCCACAAAAGAAGGAGGCGGAACGACACGCCTGTTCAAGGTGCTGCAAACCAACGCATGCCGCTATTCCTGTCGCTACTGCTTCACCTCGTGCGCCGTGCGGCGTTCACGCACCACTTTCAAACCCGATGAACTGGCGACAACCTTCATGACGCTGCATCGCACCCGTCAGGTCGATGGTCTGTTCCTCTCTTCCGGGATTGTCCCCGACGCGAATGCGACCATGGAGAAGATGCTGGCAACGGTCGAGCGTTTGCGGTTGAAAGAAGGGTACACCGGCTATATTCACCTGAAATTGATCCCCGGCGCCGCGTTCGACTACATCGAACGCGCGATCGAACTGGCAGACCGCGTTTCGCTGAACCTGGAAGCGCCGAACGCTGAACGCCTGGCGCTGCTTGCGCCGGAAAAAGAGTTTGCCAGCAGCATGTGGGGACGCATGGCGTGGGCAGCCGCCTTGATCCGCCGGGCGCGCGCCGCCGGACGGCCAGCCGCCCGCAGCCTGACCACGCAGTTCGTCGTCGGTCCGGCTGGCGAAAGCGACCGTGAGTTGCTGGGGACGGCGGCGCGCGCCCATCGGGAACTCGACCTGCGCCGCGCATTCTTCAGCGCCTTTCACCCTATCGAGCGCACGCCGTTCGCCGACCTGCCCGCCGGGGATCCGCTGCGTGAACTGCGGCTCTACCAGGCGGACTTCATGATCCGCGATTACGGATTTACCATCGATGAACTGCCGTTCGACGACAACGACATGTTGCCGCGTGACAAGACCCCAAAACAGGCGTGGGCGGAACGTTTCCTCTGTGAACCGGTCGATGTCAATACCGCACCACGACGATTGTTGCTGCGCGTTCCCGGCATCGGTCCGCGCTCCGCTGACCGGATTATCGCCGTGCGCCGCGAGACGCGCCTGCGCGAGCCGGGGCAACTCGCAAAACTGGGGGTCGTCGTCGGTTGGGCAGCGCCTTACCTCCTGCTCGATGGACGCCGCCTGCTCGAACAGCGACGCCTGTGGTAA
- a CDS encoding helix-turn-helix transcriptional regulator — MARRSGGIKRSSWVTFRRRLFLVRQLLRAPASAEELITKVQTELGENGYPANAAAALKHDLDSLKGEYDCRIVYRRDQGKYVIVDLGELALLDLPQQSLEALALLDASYPAGTGNPVHAHIRALLDQVIQMLPNRAQTQLQSRRSTARQRVRSGRIDANVLAAVRQAIEERRELAFRYWGLNDGEAPRRHRVAPYGIFFRNSGHTYLDATLLEVQPPGSEQLFAALDYRLDRIVPGTAQVLPTPLPPERPKARTWTLRYRLHPDVARGEDVAALFPDTRIEYGDDGSALVSATISNLSIARDVLLRYGDRCRVIDPPELIDMIRETVDAMGSLYGSPISSR, encoded by the coding sequence ATGGCACGCCGGAGTGGTGGTATCAAGCGGAGTTCCTGGGTGACCTTTCGCAGACGTTTGTTTTTGGTGCGTCAGTTGCTGCGCGCGCCTGCGAGTGCGGAAGAGTTGATAACAAAAGTTCAGACGGAGCTTGGTGAGAATGGATATCCGGCGAATGCGGCGGCGGCGCTCAAGCATGATCTCGATTCGCTCAAAGGAGAGTACGACTGCCGAATTGTCTATCGGCGCGATCAGGGGAAGTATGTCATTGTCGACCTGGGAGAACTGGCGTTGCTCGATCTGCCGCAGCAGAGCCTCGAGGCGCTGGCGCTGCTCGATGCGAGTTATCCGGCGGGAACTGGAAATCCCGTGCATGCCCATATTCGTGCGTTGCTCGATCAGGTGATCCAGATGCTGCCCAATCGTGCGCAGACGCAGTTGCAATCGCGGCGCAGTACCGCGCGTCAGCGGGTGCGCAGTGGTCGGATCGACGCGAATGTGCTAGCGGCAGTGCGTCAGGCAATCGAGGAGCGGCGTGAACTGGCGTTTCGCTATTGGGGGTTGAACGATGGCGAAGCGCCGCGACGGCATCGTGTTGCGCCCTATGGCATCTTCTTCCGCAATAGCGGGCATACGTATCTCGATGCCACACTGCTCGAAGTGCAACCGCCCGGTTCCGAGCAACTGTTCGCTGCTCTCGACTACCGCCTCGACCGGATTGTTCCCGGTACGGCGCAGGTGCTTCCAACCCCCTTGCCGCCGGAGCGCCCAAAGGCGCGTACATGGACGTTGCGCTACCGCCTGCATCCCGACGTTGCCCGTGGAGAGGATGTGGCTGCGCTGTTCCCCGATACGCGCATCGAGTATGGTGATGATGGCAGCGCGCTTGTGTCTGCAACCATTTCCAATCTATCGATTGCGCGCGATGTGCTGCTACGCTATGGTGATCGGTGTCGGGTCATTGATCCGCCTGAGTTAATCGACATGATCCGCGAGACGGTCGATGCAATGGGATCGCTCTATGGCAGCCCGATCTCGTCGCGGTGA
- the lon gene encoding endopeptidase La yields MEDDHVSETTHQTQTLPLIPLDGVVIFPYTVVTVPLNDGIEAAAHAAMKENQLALLVAYRRDAPEGAPLALRIHRVGVVARIEQIGRLPNGGSGMVVRGLVRAELIDQTQEEPYPRFRYVERHDHVEHTEELEQLMTEVHAAIDAVLELRPGIPQEIRNFVRSINDPGHLADNTGYSPDYTFEERQDLLETFDVVERLRKVLAFYRKQLALMDVQARIRQEVQDAAARQQREFYLRQQLRAIQKELGEDNPEADELAELREKLASANLSPAARKEADRELNRLSRMNSASPEYQMVRTYLEWMAELPWNTFTGAPIDIAHTRQVLDEDHYGLQKIKERILEYLAVRQRRQALNDGHERAREPILAFVGPPGVGKTSLGQSIARALGRQFARMSLGGVRDEAELRGFRRTYIGSQPGRLIQELRRAGTSDPVILLDEIDKLGHDYRGDPAAALLEVLDPEQNDTFTDHYLNVPFDLSKVLFIATANTMDTVPPALRDRMEVIELSGYTVDEKVHIAQRHLIPKQLRANGLRPDEVIFEEEALRVIIHDYTREAGVRNLERQIGAVLRKVTRRLVEDEPAPPSTPVVITVEFVRSALGRPRFFNEARERIDQPGVATGLVWTPAGGDIVFVEASVVEGNRELRLTGQLGDVMRESAEAALTCVRARAHTLGIDPRFFDTHAVHIHVPGGAVPKDGPSAGITMATALASAATGRLVRDDVAMTGEITLRGRVLPVGGVKEKVLGAHRAGIGAIILPRRNDIDLDDLPRDVREALTFVLVDTLDEVLAAALLPHPAATISNLFASVTQVESQPEDITSTGVAAPPQA; encoded by the coding sequence ATGGAAGACGATCATGTGTCCGAGACGACACACCAGACACAAACATTGCCATTGATCCCGCTCGATGGCGTGGTCATTTTTCCTTATACCGTCGTGACCGTGCCGCTCAACGACGGCATCGAGGCGGCAGCGCATGCCGCGATGAAAGAGAACCAGCTGGCGCTGCTGGTCGCGTATCGGCGCGATGCACCGGAGGGCGCCCCGCTCGCACTGCGGATCCATCGGGTCGGAGTGGTGGCGCGCATCGAGCAGATCGGGCGTCTGCCGAACGGTGGGAGTGGCATGGTGGTGCGCGGTCTGGTACGGGCGGAACTGATCGATCAGACTCAGGAGGAACCGTACCCGCGCTTCAGGTATGTCGAGCGGCACGATCATGTCGAGCACACCGAAGAACTCGAACAGTTGATGACCGAAGTGCATGCGGCAATCGATGCCGTGCTTGAGTTGCGCCCCGGCATTCCCCAGGAGATTCGCAACTTTGTGCGCAGCATCAACGATCCCGGTCATCTGGCGGATAATACCGGCTATTCGCCGGACTACACCTTTGAAGAACGGCAAGACCTGCTCGAAACCTTCGATGTGGTCGAGCGTCTGCGCAAGGTGCTGGCATTCTACCGCAAACAACTGGCGCTGATGGATGTTCAGGCGCGTATACGCCAGGAAGTGCAGGATGCCGCCGCCCGGCAACAGCGCGAGTTCTACCTGCGCCAGCAACTGCGCGCGATTCAGAAGGAATTGGGTGAAGACAACCCGGAGGCGGACGAACTTGCCGAACTGCGTGAGAAACTCGCATCAGCAAACCTGTCGCCCGCAGCGCGCAAAGAAGCCGACCGCGAGCTCAACCGCCTGAGCAGGATGAACAGTGCGTCGCCAGAGTACCAGATGGTGCGCACCTACCTGGAGTGGATGGCGGAACTGCCATGGAACACATTCACCGGTGCGCCGATCGATATCGCGCATACCCGGCAGGTGCTCGACGAAGACCACTATGGGTTGCAGAAGATCAAAGAGCGCATCCTTGAGTATCTGGCAGTCAGGCAGCGTCGCCAGGCGCTCAACGACGGTCACGAACGCGCACGTGAGCCAATCCTGGCGTTTGTCGGTCCGCCAGGTGTGGGGAAAACCAGCCTGGGACAGAGCATTGCGCGCGCGCTTGGGCGTCAGTTCGCGCGTATGAGTCTTGGCGGCGTGCGCGATGAAGCCGAGCTGCGCGGGTTCCGCCGCACCTACATCGGCTCACAGCCAGGGCGTCTGATCCAGGAACTGCGGCGTGCCGGCACGTCCGACCCGGTGATCCTGCTCGATGAGATTGACAAACTGGGGCACGACTATCGCGGCGATCCGGCAGCCGCCCTGCTGGAAGTGCTCGATCCGGAACAGAACGACACCTTTACCGATCACTATCTGAATGTGCCGTTCGATCTCAGCAAGGTGCTGTTCATCGCTACCGCGAACACAATGGATACGGTGCCGCCCGCGTTACGCGACCGGATGGAAGTCATCGAACTGAGCGGCTATACCGTAGATGAAAAAGTGCACATCGCGCAGCGCCATCTGATCCCGAAACAACTGCGCGCCAATGGGTTGCGCCCCGACGAGGTCATCTTCGAGGAAGAAGCGTTGCGCGTCATCATCCACGATTACACCCGTGAGGCAGGGGTGCGCAACCTGGAGCGCCAGATCGGAGCAGTGCTGCGCAAAGTGACACGGCGGCTGGTTGAAGACGAACCGGCGCCGCCGTCAACACCGGTTGTCATTACCGTTGAATTCGTCCGCAGCGCGCTTGGGCGTCCACGGTTCTTCAACGAAGCCAGAGAGCGGATCGACCAGCCAGGTGTGGCGACCGGTCTGGTCTGGACGCCTGCCGGCGGCGATATTGTCTTCGTCGAGGCGTCGGTCGTTGAAGGGAACCGCGAACTGCGCCTCACCGGACAGTTGGGCGATGTCATGCGTGAAAGCGCAGAAGCAGCGTTGACCTGCGTGCGCGCGCGGGCGCATACGCTGGGGATCGACCCGCGATTCTTCGATACGCACGCGGTGCATATTCACGTTCCCGGCGGAGCGGTGCCGAAGGATGGTCCGTCGGCGGGCATCACCATGGCGACGGCGCTCGCTTCAGCGGCGACCGGGCGCCTGGTGCGCGACGATGTCGCAATGACCGGCGAGATCACACTGCGCGGGCGGGTCTTGCCGGTCGGCGGGGTGAAGGAAAAGGTGCTTGGCGCACACCGCGCCGGGATCGGCGCCATCATCCTGCCGCGTCGCAACGACATCGATCTCGACGATCTGCCGCGTGATGTGCGCGAGGCATTGACATTTGTGCTGGTCGATACGCTCGACGAGGTGCTGGCAGCAGCGTTGCTCCCGCATCCGGCGGCAACGATCAGCAACCTGTTCGCGTCTGTCACCCAGGTGGAATCGCAACCGGAAGACATCACCTCGACCGGCGTGGCTGCCCCGCCACAGGCGTAG
- a CDS encoding sigma-70 family RNA polymerase sigma factor translates to MVEQSDEYALIKRSIDGDHDAFAQLMGRYAGSVFNLAYRMLGNAQEAEDASQEIFLRAYTNLARFDQERRFSTWLLSIGSNYCIDRLRRRRFAWLTLDDVVLSVPTSAKGPERSAVEREERDAVQRALLSLPPTYREVAVLRYWNDLSYEEITQVTGLPESTIKTRLHRARRMLAEALRAEGVVHEEIPS, encoded by the coding sequence ATGGTGGAGCAGTCCGACGAATACGCGCTGATCAAACGCTCCATCGATGGTGATCACGACGCTTTTGCGCAACTGATGGGGCGCTATGCCGGATCAGTGTTCAATCTGGCGTATCGAATGCTCGGAAACGCTCAAGAGGCAGAAGATGCCAGTCAGGAGATCTTTCTGCGGGCGTACACCAATCTGGCGCGTTTCGACCAGGAACGCAGGTTTTCGACCTGGCTTCTGTCGATCGGGTCAAACTATTGTATCGACCGTCTGCGGCGGCGGCGATTTGCCTGGTTGACGCTCGACGATGTGGTGCTGAGCGTCCCGACGTCGGCGAAAGGCCCGGAACGCAGCGCTGTTGAGCGGGAAGAACGCGACGCTGTACAGCGTGCACTCCTGAGCCTGCCGCCGACGTACCGTGAAGTTGCTGTGCTGCGTTACTGGAACGATCTCTCGTATGAAGAGATTACGCAAGTGACCGGTTTACCGGAGAGCACGATCAAAACCCGATTGCACCGCGCACGGCGTATGCTCGCCGAGGCATTGCGTGCTGAGGGTGTTGTCCATGAAGAAATACCCTCCTGA
- a CDS encoding phosphoglycerate kinase → MAKKTIRDIDWSGKRALVRVDFNVPLENGQITDDTRIRAALPTIRYLLEHGAAVILMSHLGRPKNKVVESMRLAPVVARLAELLPEAKAIKGTQATTGPAAEAAAQDLKPGEVLVLENTRFDPREEANDESMARELAKLGDVYVNDAFGSAHRAHASTEGVARFLPAVAGFLMEAELAALQGALENPTRPFVTIIGGAKISDKIGVIENLLGKVDALLIGGGMANTFLLAQGYEMGDSLVEPDSVPVAKDLLEKAASRGVRFMLPTDVVIADAFSADANRRVVSVGDIPPGWRVLDIGPETVRAYTEIITTAQTVIWNGPMGVFELAPFAEGTRAIAQAMANCPGMTIVGGGDSVAAVEQMGLADKIRHISTGGGASLELLEGRILPGVAALNDA, encoded by the coding sequence ATGGCAAAAAAGACGATCCGTGACATCGATTGGAGCGGCAAACGCGCTCTGGTTCGGGTCGATTTCAACGTGCCGCTGGAGAACGGACAGATTACCGACGATACGCGCATTCGCGCTGCGCTGCCAACCATTCGCTACCTGCTTGAGCATGGCGCAGCAGTCATTCTGATGTCACACCTGGGTCGCCCCAAAAACAAAGTCGTCGAAAGCATGCGACTGGCGCCGGTCGTTGCGCGACTGGCGGAACTGCTGCCTGAAGCAAAGGCGATCAAAGGCACGCAGGCAACCACCGGTCCTGCGGCTGAAGCGGCGGCGCAGGACCTCAAGCCCGGCGAGGTGCTGGTGCTCGAAAATACGCGCTTCGATCCGCGTGAGGAAGCCAACGACGAGAGCATGGCGCGCGAACTGGCGAAACTCGGTGATGTGTATGTCAATGACGCTTTCGGTTCGGCGCACCGCGCTCACGCTTCGACCGAGGGAGTAGCCCGCTTCCTCCCCGCCGTCGCCGGCTTTCTGATGGAAGCCGAACTCGCTGCACTCCAGGGCGCACTGGAGAACCCCACCCGTCCCTTCGTCACTATCATCGGCGGCGCCAAGATCAGCGACAAAATTGGGGTGATCGAAAACCTGCTCGGCAAAGTTGATGCGCTCCTCATCGGCGGCGGCATGGCGAACACCTTCCTGCTGGCGCAGGGGTACGAGATGGGCGACTCGCTGGTTGAGCCGGATTCGGTTCCGGTCGCCAAAGACCTGCTCGAAAAAGCGGCGAGCCGTGGCGTGCGCTTCATGCTCCCAACCGACGTCGTCATTGCCGACGCTTTCAGCGCCGACGCCAACCGCCGGGTCGTGTCGGTCGGTGACATACCACCCGGCTGGCGCGTGCTGGACATTGGTCCTGAAACAGTTCGCGCCTATACTGAGATCATCACCACTGCGCAGACAGTGATATGGAATGGACCGATGGGCGTATTCGAACTGGCGCCGTTTGCGGAGGGAACGCGCGCAATTGCGCAGGCAATGGCGAACTGCCCGGGAATGACAATTGTCGGTGGCGGCGACTCGGTTGCCGCAGTGGAGCAGATGGGGCTTGCCGACAAGATCCGTCACATCTCGACAGGCGGCGGCGCATCGCTGGAACTGCTGGAAGGGCGTATCCTGCCTGGCGTCGCGGCGCTCAACGACGCATAG
- a CDS encoding DNA-processing protein DprA, with product MNIERLHIRDTAYPVALRERLGKRAPEHVFLLGNPELLQYDPLGLFCSTKCPGNIILKTYDLARALRDARVPVIGGFHTPMEKECLAVLLRGPQPVIVCPARGLEGVRPVTEVRDGIRAGRVLLVSIFAPKQRRATADLADQRNRFVAALASRSFVSHAAPGGKTEALCREMIAMGKTLFTVDAPENANLLTLGAQPLVIQDLRVFKEGDSGNTK from the coding sequence ATGAATATCGAGCGGCTTCATATCAGAGATACCGCTTACCCTGTCGCGCTGCGGGAGCGCCTCGGTAAGCGCGCACCAGAGCACGTGTTCCTCCTCGGTAACCCTGAGTTGCTCCAGTATGATCCGCTGGGGCTGTTCTGTTCGACAAAATGCCCGGGGAACATCATCCTGAAGACCTACGACCTCGCCAGGGCGCTGCGCGACGCGAGGGTTCCGGTCATCGGGGGCTTCCATACACCTATGGAGAAGGAGTGCCTTGCTGTCCTCCTGCGTGGCCCGCAACCCGTCATCGTATGCCCGGCCCGCGGCCTGGAGGGAGTCCGGCCGGTCACAGAGGTCAGGGATGGGATTCGGGCCGGCCGCGTCCTGCTTGTATCCATATTCGCGCCCAAACAGCGGCGCGCAACGGCGGACCTGGCCGACCAGCGCAACAGGTTCGTGGCTGCTCTGGCAAGCCGGTCCTTTGTGTCGCATGCTGCTCCTGGCGGTAAGACCGAGGCTCTCTGCCGCGAGATGATCGCCATGGGCAAGACGCTGTTTACAGTTGACGCTCCAGAGAATGCCAATCTTCTCACCCTGGGCGCACAGCCGCTGGTCATTCAGGATCTTCGCGTTTTCAAGGAAGGCGACTCAGGGAATACGAAATAG
- a CDS encoding DUF3644 domain-containing protein, which yields MNRFPRAARDALQKARDAALLAVEVYNKPAVTFKSGGYITLMIIAWTALFHAIFFRCGVEPYYRSDRRKQKSPYLRVDGDYKHWELTECLKQYYGDDTGNPVRKNLEFFIPLRNKIEHRSLPEIDPLIFGECQAMLLNFDAMLAKEFGSRYCLRQSLSFALQMYPSSSNLAEAVRRNPAARDAADFIEKYRSSISADVFQSSQYAFKAFLIQVANHKSKDALAIQFIHYDKLSEEEKEQFQAFIAVKYKQVPVANLDNLRAKDVVRRVQQAFGDPKITRNGKQRDKFNLAWHTRCWQRYKVRPDSKSSNPEMTNSKYCIYDKAHSDYVYTEAWVQFLIEKFKDEKEYEALFAKTAESPA from the coding sequence ATGAACCGTTTTCCTCGAGCAGCGCGAGACGCTCTCCAGAAGGCCCGCGACGCCGCTCTGCTCGCCGTGGAGGTCTACAACAAACCCGCCGTGACCTTCAAGTCCGGCGGATACATCACGCTCATGATTATCGCCTGGACCGCGCTGTTTCATGCCATCTTCTTTCGCTGCGGGGTCGAGCCCTACTACCGCAGCGACCGACGGAAGCAGAAGAGTCCCTATCTGAGGGTAGACGGCGATTACAAGCACTGGGAACTTACTGAATGCCTGAAACAGTATTATGGCGACGATACCGGCAACCCTGTGCGCAAGAACCTCGAGTTCTTTATTCCCCTGCGCAACAAGATCGAGCACCGCTCATTGCCTGAGATCGATCCTCTGATTTTCGGCGAGTGCCAGGCCATGTTGCTAAACTTCGACGCCATGCTGGCGAAGGAGTTCGGCTCCAGGTATTGCCTCCGCCAATCTCTTTCCTTCGCTTTGCAGATGTATCCTTCCTCCTCGAATCTCGCCGAGGCGGTCAGGCGGAATCCCGCAGCCAGAGACGCCGCTGATTTCATCGAAAAGTACCGTTCTTCCATTTCCGCAGACGTTTTCCAGAGCAGCCAGTATGCCTTCAAGGCCTTCCTGATCCAGGTCGCCAATCATAAGAGCAAGGACGCTCTGGCGATTCAGTTCATTCATTATGATAAATTATCCGAAGAAGAGAAGGAACAATTTCAGGCATTCATTGCAGTGAAGTACAAACAAGTTCCTGTGGCAAACCTCGACAATTTACGCGCTAAGGATGTCGTGCGACGCGTCCAGCAAGCATTCGGCGATCCGAAGATAACACGGAATGGAAAGCAGAGGGACAAGTTCAACCTCGCATGGCATACGCGATGCTGGCAACGTTACAAGGTCCGGCCTGACAGCAAGAGTTCAAATCCAGAAATGACCAATTCGAAGTACTGTATCTACGACAAGGCCCACAGTGACTATGTGTACACAGAAGCCTGGGTACAGTTCCTCATAGAGAAATTCAAGGACGAGAAGGAATATGAAGCTCTGTTCGCCAAGACAGCGGAGAGTCCAGCATGA